The following proteins are encoded in a genomic region of Bacillus sp. FJAT-22090:
- a CDS encoding DUF6470 family protein has translation MNFPQIQIRTTDARLGLNIDDPKQMIRQPKATQHIEQPAAIVDIETTRGLMKIDSSQARRDVGLIGPLESTKKYASEGRQKVMQGIARRASEGRQMMDIAHNSNAIASIAKKNTFPTKAKLGIDFIPSIGSVKLDYTPAKVDINVQIQHAKINAQVNKPIHEYTPGNVSGFMLLNPSIEIDFIV, from the coding sequence ATGAATTTTCCGCAAATACAAATAAGAACAACCGATGCTAGGTTAGGATTGAATATTGACGATCCAAAGCAAATGATTCGTCAGCCAAAAGCAACTCAACATATTGAACAACCAGCAGCAATTGTTGATATTGAAACAACACGAGGATTGATGAAAATTGATTCTTCGCAAGCAAGACGTGATGTAGGGTTAATTGGTCCTTTAGAATCTACAAAAAAATATGCTTCAGAAGGTCGTCAAAAAGTGATGCAAGGAATTGCTAGACGTGCAAGTGAAGGCAGGCAAATGATGGATATTGCCCATAATTCAAATGCTATCGCATCTATTGCAAAGAAAAACACATTTCCTACTAAAGCAAAATTAGGGATAGATTTCATCCCTTCTATAGGTTCCGTAAAACTAGACTACACACCAGCAAAGGTAGACATTAATGTACAAATACAACATGCAAAAATTAACGCACAAGTAAATAAGCCAATTCATGAATATACGCCAGGTAACGTATCTGGATTTATGCTACTAAACCCATCGATAGAAATAGACTTTATTGTCTAA
- the flgL gene encoding flagellar hook-associated protein FlgL, protein MRVTQSMLSNNMLRNLSGSYNKMATLQEQINSGKKITRPSQDPVVAIKGIGYRTDLNKVEQYQRNLGEVNNWLDSSDDALDNVGIALHRVQELVTQASTDTLTPDDRTKIEKEITQIKEQMRDMGNTKVGDKYIFSGTNTNSPLHDGTNFLTPGIAPGVNKDVNIEVYEGVEITVNTKGLDIFQNIDAMITGLEADLKDPNKSGKDFDKYLTMKSDNEKAVLAARADIGARQNRVEMMENRLGAQEVIVTKQLSNNEDIDYEKVITEMITQESIHQAALSVGAKIIQATLVDFIR, encoded by the coding sequence ATGCGCGTAACACAATCAATGCTTTCAAATAATATGCTACGCAACCTATCTGGTAGTTATAACAAAATGGCGACACTACAAGAACAGATTAACTCAGGTAAGAAAATAACACGTCCTTCACAAGATCCAGTAGTAGCTATTAAAGGAATTGGATATCGTACTGATTTGAACAAAGTAGAACAATACCAACGTAATCTTGGAGAAGTAAACAACTGGTTAGACAGTTCAGATGACGCCCTTGATAACGTAGGAATAGCACTTCATCGTGTGCAAGAGCTTGTTACACAAGCTTCTACTGATACTTTAACACCAGACGACCGTACAAAAATTGAAAAAGAAATTACACAAATTAAAGAACAAATGCGTGATATGGGGAATACAAAAGTCGGAGATAAGTACATTTTCTCTGGAACGAATACTAATTCTCCTTTACATGACGGTACAAACTTTTTAACACCGGGAATAGCACCAGGTGTAAATAAAGATGTTAATATTGAAGTATATGAAGGCGTAGAAATTACTGTCAACACAAAAGGACTCGATATATTCCAAAATATTGATGCTATGATTACCGGGTTAGAGGCTGATTTAAAAGATCCAAATAAGTCTGGTAAGGATTTTGACAAATATTTAACAATGAAAAGTGATAATGAAAAAGCCGTTTTAGCGGCCCGTGCAGATATCGGAGCTCGTCAAAATCGAGTAGAAATGATGGAAAACAGACTCGGGGCACAAGAAGTCATTGTGACCAAACAACTTTCGAACAACGAAGATATTGACTACGAAAAAGTTATAACAGAAATGATAACGCAAGAATCTATTCACCAAGCTGCTCTTTCAGTTGGTGCTAAGATTATACAAGCGACATTAGTAGATTTTATAAGATAA